In Elstera cyanobacteriorum, the following proteins share a genomic window:
- the rpsC gene encoding 30S ribosomal protein S3: MGQKVNPIGLRLGINRTWDSRWFAGNKDYADLLHQDLKLRKMLSERLAQAGVSRIVIERPAKKARVTIHSARPGVVIGKKGADIEKLRQELSKFTKSEVNLNIVEIRKPELDAKLVAESIAQQLERRVAFRRAMKRAVQSAMRLGAQGIRINCSGRLGGAEIARMEWYREGRVPLHTLRADVDYGVGTAKTTYGTCGVKVWIFKGEVMAHDPMAQDKRAAEQQPAR, encoded by the coding sequence ATGGGTCAGAAAGTTAATCCGATCGGGCTTCGGCTCGGGATCAACCGCACTTGGGACTCGCGTTGGTTCGCGGGGAACAAGGATTATGCCGACCTGCTGCACCAGGATCTGAAGCTGCGCAAGATGCTCTCGGAGCGTCTGGCCCAGGCTGGCGTTAGCCGCATCGTCATCGAACGTCCGGCCAAGAAGGCCCGCGTCACCATTCATTCGGCCCGTCCGGGTGTGGTGATCGGCAAGAAGGGCGCGGATATCGAAAAGCTGCGTCAGGAACTGTCGAAGTTCACGAAGAGCGAAGTGAACCTCAACATCGTCGAAATCCGTAAGCCGGAACTCGACGCCAAGCTGGTTGCGGAAAGCATTGCCCAGCAGCTGGAACGCCGTGTCGCCTTCCGTCGCGCCATGAAGCGCGCCGTGCAGTCGGCCATGCGTCTCGGCGCCCAGGGTATCCGTATCAACTGCTCGGGTCGTCTCGGCGGTGCGGAAATCGCCCGCATGGAATGGTATCGCGAAGGTCGCGTGCCGCTGCACACCCTGCGTGCCGATGTCGATTACGGCGTTGGTACCGCGAAGACCACCTATGGCACCTGCGGTGTCAAAGTCTGGATCTTCAAGGGCGAAGTGATGGCGCACGACCCGATGGCCCAGGACAAGCGCGCTGCTGAACAGCAGCCGGCCCGCTAA
- the rplV gene encoding 50S ribosomal protein L22, which yields MSKKPLPRQLADTEALSVVRNLRISAQKLNIVAQLIRGKKANVALAELTFSTRRIAKDVKKALQSAIANAENNHQLDVDKLYVKEASVGQSFELKRFHARARGRASRIEKPFSHLRIVVREREETV from the coding sequence ATGAGCAAGAAACCCTTGCCGCGGCAGCTTGCCGACACCGAAGCCCTGTCCGTGGTGCGCAATCTGCGCATCTCGGCACAGAAGCTGAACATCGTGGCTCAGCTCATTCGTGGGAAAAAGGCCAATGTGGCCTTGGCCGAACTGACCTTCAGCACCCGTCGCATCGCGAAGGACGTGAAGAAGGCTCTGCAGTCGGCCATCGCGAATGCCGAAAACAACCATCAGCTTGACGTTGACAAGCTGTATGTGAAGGAAGCCTCGGTCGGGCAGAGCTTCGAATTGAAGCGCTTCCATGCCCGGGCGCGTGGCCGTGCGTCGCGCATTGAAAAGCCCTTCAGCCACCTGCGCATCGTTGTGCGCGAGCGCGAGGAGACGGTGTAA
- the rpsN gene encoding 30S ribosomal protein S14 has protein sequence MAKTSSVQKNKRREKLSAQHANRRAKLKAIIQDKDAPLEERFSATLKLAEMPRNGAKVRVRNRCEATGRPRAVYRKFKLCRNALRELGSAGQIPGLVKSSW, from the coding sequence ATGGCTAAGACGAGTTCTGTTCAAAAGAACAAGCGCCGGGAGAAGCTCTCGGCTCAGCACGCCAACCGTCGTGCTAAGCTGAAGGCGATCATTCAGGATAAGGATGCACCGTTGGAAGAACGGTTCTCCGCCACCCTGAAACTGGCTGAAATGCCCCGCAATGGGGCGAAGGTTCGCGTGCGCAATCGCTGCGAGGCGACGGGTCGCCCGCGCGCCGTGTATCGCAAGTTCAAGCTGTGCCGTAATGCACTGCGCGAACTGGGGTCGGCCGGCCAGATTCCTGGCTTGGTCAAGTCGAGCTGGTAA
- the rpsE gene encoding 30S ribosomal protein S5 yields the protein MAREDRRDRERQPREREESELVEKLVGINRVAKVVKGGRRFGFAALVVVGDGKGRVGHGAGKAREVPEAIRKATEQAKRNMVKVPLRENRTLHHDANGHFGAGRVVLRTAAAGTGIIAGGPMRAVFEALGVQDVVAKSLGTSNPHNMIKATFDALSGTVSPRAVANRRGKKVADILGRRDGEAAAAKEA from the coding sequence ATGGCACGGGAAGATCGTCGGGACCGCGAGCGTCAGCCGCGCGAACGCGAAGAATCGGAACTGGTTGAAAAGCTGGTTGGTATCAACCGCGTCGCCAAAGTGGTGAAGGGGGGCCGTCGCTTCGGCTTCGCCGCTCTGGTGGTCGTGGGCGATGGTAAGGGCCGCGTTGGTCATGGGGCGGGCAAGGCGCGTGAAGTGCCGGAAGCCATCCGCAAGGCCACCGAACAGGCTAAGCGCAACATGGTGAAGGTGCCGCTGCGGGAAAACCGCACGCTGCATCATGACGCCAATGGTCACTTTGGCGCGGGCCGCGTCGTTCTCCGCACGGCAGCCGCCGGTACGGGGATCATCGCCGGTGGTCCGATGCGTGCAGTGTTCGAAGCGCTGGGCGTGCAGGACGTGGTTGCGAAGTCGCTGGGCACCTCCAACCCGCACAACATGATTAAGGCCACCTTCGATGCCCTGTCGGGCACGGTGTCGCCGCGCGCGGTTGCCAACCGTCGCGGCAAGAAGGTTGCCGACATCCTCGGTCGTCGCGACGGTGAAGCCGCCGCTGCGAAGGAAGCGTAA
- the rplB gene encoding 50S ribosomal protein L2 encodes MGLKTFKPITPSLRQLVLVDRSELWKGKPEKTLTEGLKKTGGRNNTGRITAFTRGGGHKRRYRLVDFKRRKYDVVGTVDRLEYDPNRSAFIALITYADGEKAYILAPQRLKAGDTVIAGEKTDVKPGNAMPLRNIPVGTIVHNVEMKIGRGGQLARAAGSYAQLVGRDQGYAQLRLASGELRMVRGECMASIGAVSNPDQQNVNYGKAGRMRWLGRRPSVRGVAMNPIDHPHGGGEGRTSGGRHPVTPWGKPTKGKKTRNNKATDRLIVRRRHAK; translated from the coding sequence ATGGGCTTGAAGACTTTCAAACCGATTACGCCGTCCCTGCGTCAGCTTGTGCTGGTTGATCGCTCGGAACTGTGGAAAGGCAAGCCGGAAAAGACGCTGACCGAAGGTCTGAAGAAGACCGGCGGTCGCAACAATACCGGTCGTATCACTGCCTTCACCCGCGGTGGTGGTCACAAGCGCCGCTATCGTCTGGTCGATTTCAAGCGCCGTAAGTACGACGTGGTTGGGACGGTTGACCGTCTCGAATACGATCCGAACCGTTCGGCGTTCATCGCCCTGATCACCTACGCCGATGGCGAAAAGGCCTATATCTTGGCCCCGCAGCGCCTGAAGGCGGGCGATACGGTGATCGCCGGTGAAAAGACCGACGTGAAGCCGGGCAATGCCATGCCGCTGCGCAACATCCCGGTCGGCACGATCGTCCACAATGTGGAAATGAAGATCGGTCGCGGTGGTCAGTTGGCCCGTGCGGCGGGTTCCTACGCCCAGCTCGTCGGTCGCGACCAGGGCTATGCTCAGCTGCGCCTTGCTTCGGGCGAACTCCGCATGGTGCGCGGTGAGTGCATGGCCTCCATCGGCGCCGTGTCGAACCCGGATCAGCAGAACGTCAACTACGGTAAGGCCGGTCGTATGCGCTGGCTTGGCCGTCGCCCGTCGGTCCGTGGCGTTGCCATGAACCCGATCGACCATCCGCACGGCGGTGGTGAAGGCCGTACCTCGGGCGGCCGTCATCCGGTTACCCCGTGGGGTAAGCCGACGAAGGGTAAGAAGACCCGTAATAACAAGGCGACGGATCGTCTGATCGTCCGCCGTCGTCACGCGAAGTAA
- the rplP gene encoding 50S ribosomal protein L16 — MLQPKRTKFRKAHKGRIHGNAKGGTQLAFGSFGLKSLEPGRITARQIEAARRAMSRHIRRVGRIWIRVFPDVPVSSKPAEVRMGSGKGSPEFWVARIKPGRIMFEMDGVPREIAERAFELAAAKLPVGTKFVQRIGEEA, encoded by the coding sequence ATGTTGCAGCCAAAGCGCACGAAGTTCCGCAAGGCCCACAAGGGCCGAATCCATGGCAATGCCAAGGGCGGGACGCAGCTGGCTTTCGGGTCGTTCGGCCTGAAGTCGCTGGAGCCGGGCCGGATCACGGCCCGTCAGATCGAAGCGGCCCGTCGCGCCATGTCGCGTCATATCCGCCGCGTCGGTCGTATCTGGATCCGCGTGTTCCCGGACGTTCCGGTTTCGTCGAAGCCTGCCGAAGTCCGCATGGGCTCCGGTAAGGGGTCGCCGGAATTCTGGGTCGCCCGTATTAAGCCGGGTCGCATCATGTTCGAAATGGACGGTGTGCCGCGCGAAATCGCCGAACGGGCGTTCGAACTGGCCGCCGCCAAGCTGCCGGTCGGCACGAAGTTCGTGCAGCGTATCGGTGAGGAAGCTTAA
- the rplE gene encoding 50S ribosomal protein L5: MATRLQDHYKNVVRQKLIEEFGYKNPMQVPKIEKIVINVGVGEAVQDSKKLDAAVGEIALITGQKPIKTYAKKSIAGFKIREGMALGAKVTLRREKMYEFLDRLITIALPRVRDFRGVNAKSFDGRGNYALGLKEQLVFPEIDYDKVSDIRGMDIIIVTSAKTDDEARALLKGFQMPFAS; the protein is encoded by the coding sequence ATGGCTACCCGTCTGCAAGACCATTACAAGAACGTTGTTCGCCAGAAGCTGATCGAAGAGTTCGGTTATAAGAACCCCATGCAGGTTCCGAAGATCGAAAAGATCGTGATCAACGTCGGTGTCGGTGAAGCTGTCCAGGATTCGAAGAAGCTGGATGCGGCCGTCGGCGAAATCGCGCTGATCACCGGTCAGAAGCCGATCAAGACCTATGCGAAGAAGTCGATCGCCGGCTTCAAGATCCGCGAAGGTATGGCTCTCGGTGCGAAGGTCACCCTTCGTCGCGAGAAGATGTATGAATTCCTTGACCGCCTGATCACCATTGCGCTGCCGCGCGTGCGTGACTTCCGCGGTGTGAACGCCAAGAGCTTTGACGGTCGCGGCAATTATGCCCTCGGCCTCAAGGAACAGTTGGTGTTCCCGGAAATCGACTACGACAAAGTTAGCGATATCCGCGGGATGGACATCATCATCGTCACGAGCGCTAAGACCGACGACGAAGCGCGTGCCCTGCTTAAGGGCTTTCAAATGCCGTTCGCGTCGTAA
- the rpsJ gene encoding 30S ribosomal protein S10 has protein sequence MDSTNIRIRLKAFDHRVLDQSTSEIVNTAKRTGARIRGPIPLPTQIERFTVNRSPHIDKKSREQFEVRTHKRLLDIVDPTPQTVDALMKLDLASGVDVEIKL, from the coding sequence CAGCACCAACATCCGTATTCGGCTGAAGGCATTCGATCATCGTGTGCTTGACCAGTCGACCAGCGAGATTGTGAACACGGCGAAGCGCACTGGCGCCCGCATCCGTGGTCCGATTCCGCTGCCGACCCAAATCGAACGGTTCACCGTCAATCGTTCGCCGCATATCGATAAGAAGAGCCGCGAACAGTTCGAAGTGCGCACCCATAAGCGCCTTCTGGATATCGTCGATCCGACCCCGCAGACCGTGGACGCGCTGATGAAGCTCGACCTGGCGTCGGGTGTCGACGTCGAGATCAAGCTGTAA
- the rplX gene encoding 50S ribosomal protein L24: MSVKLKIKKGDQVIVTTGRDRGKTGEVIEVLPKENRVKVQGINIVKRHTRATQMQAGGIVEKEAAIHVSNVSHIDPKTKQPTRVGYKFLADGRKVRYAKRSGEQIDV, from the coding sequence ATGTCCGTCAAACTGAAGATCAAGAAGGGCGACCAGGTCATTGTGACCACCGGTCGTGACCGCGGCAAGACTGGCGAAGTCATCGAAGTTCTGCCGAAAGAAAACCGGGTCAAAGTCCAGGGCATCAACATTGTGAAGCGCCATACGCGCGCAACGCAGATGCAAGCGGGCGGGATTGTCGAAAAGGAAGCGGCTATTCACGTTTCCAACGTTTCCCATATCGATCCCAAGACCAAGCAGCCGACCCGCGTCGGTTACAAATTCCTCGCCGATGGTCGCAAGGTGCGTTACGCCAAGCGCTCCGGCGAGCAAATCGACGTTTGA
- the rpsQ gene encoding 30S ribosomal protein S17 — MPRRVLQGRVVSDKNDKTVTVLVSRRVMHPVYKKFITRTKKYAAHDENNSFKTGDFVKIRECRPISKSKTWEVVTDDAVVTGEGA; from the coding sequence ATGCCAAGGCGCGTTTTGCAAGGGCGGGTGGTGAGCGATAAGAACGACAAAACCGTTACGGTTTTGGTGTCGCGTCGCGTCATGCATCCCGTCTACAAGAAGTTCATCACGCGGACGAAGAAATATGCCGCGCACGATGAAAACAATAGCTTCAAGACCGGCGATTTCGTGAAGATTCGCGAGTGCCGCCCGATCTCGAAGTCGAAAACCTGGGAAGTCGTGACCGATGATGCGGTCGTGACGGGCGAAGGAGCGTAA
- the rpsS gene encoding 30S ribosomal protein S19 — protein sequence MARSVWKGPFVDGYLLKKADKSRASGRNEVIKIWSRRSTILPQFVGLTFGVYNGQKFIPVLVTDNMIGHKFGEFSPTRTFYGHAADKKAKRK from the coding sequence GTGGCGCGTTCCGTTTGGAAAGGTCCGTTTGTTGACGGATACCTTCTGAAGAAGGCAGATAAGTCTCGGGCTTCGGGCCGGAATGAAGTGATCAAGATTTGGTCGCGTCGTTCGACGATCCTGCCGCAATTCGTGGGTCTGACGTTCGGCGTTTATAACGGCCAGAAGTTCATTCCCGTTCTGGTGACGGACAATATGATCGGGCACAAGTTCGGCGAATTCTCGCCGACGCGCACGTTCTACGGTCACGCCGCCGACAAGAAGGCGAAGAGGAAGTAA
- a CDS encoding 50S ribosomal protein L23, with translation MSEAKKGVALSRERAYDIILSPVITEKATFITDKNFVTFKVATDATKPEIKAAVEMVFGVTVKAVNTVTVKGKRKLFKGRPGQRSDYKKAMVKLADGQTIDLTTGV, from the coding sequence ATGAGTGAGGCGAAGAAGGGCGTGGCGCTGAGCCGTGAACGCGCCTACGACATCATCCTGTCGCCGGTCATCACCGAAAAGGCGACGTTCATCACCGACAAGAACTTCGTGACCTTCAAGGTTGCGACGGACGCCACCAAGCCGGAAATCAAAGCCGCTGTGGAAATGGTGTTCGGCGTGACGGTGAAGGCCGTGAATACCGTGACCGTCAAGGGCAAGCGCAAGCTGTTCAAGGGCCGTCCCGGTCAGCGCTCGGACTATAAAAAGGCGATGGTCAAGCTGGCTGACGGCCAGACCATCGACCTGACGACGGGGGTGTAA
- the rpmD gene encoding 50S ribosomal protein L30: MSGTAKTVKVTQIGSPIGREAYQRDTLKGLGLNKLHRSRVLEDTPAVRGMIRTVQHLVKVEDQA, from the coding sequence ATGAGTGGCACGGCTAAGACCGTTAAGGTCACCCAGATCGGTTCGCCGATCGGTCGCGAAGCCTATCAGCGCGATACGCTGAAGGGGCTTGGGCTCAACAAGCTGCACCGCAGCCGCGTGCTGGAGGATACTCCGGCGGTCCGCGGTATGATCCGGACGGTTCAGCATCTGGTGAAGGTCGAAGACCAGGCGTAA
- the rplO gene encoding 50S ribosomal protein L15, whose protein sequence is MKLNELRDNEGARKRRMRVGRGIGSGKGKTSGRGVKGQKSRTGVSIGGFEGGQMPLHRRLPKRGFNNLFRVTYQVINVGSIQKALTEGRLPADQTITGEVLAAAGLIRIADAPTRLLAKGELTAKVTIQLDAASPAAVAAVEKAGGSVVLPAPVEA, encoded by the coding sequence ATGAAACTTAACGAACTCCGGGACAATGAAGGCGCGCGTAAGCGCCGGATGCGTGTCGGTCGCGGTATCGGGTCGGGCAAGGGCAAGACCTCGGGCCGCGGTGTGAAGGGGCAGAAGTCCCGTACCGGCGTTTCGATCGGTGGCTTTGAAGGCGGTCAGATGCCGCTGCATCGCCGTCTGCCGAAGCGCGGCTTCAACAATCTGTTCCGCGTGACCTATCAGGTCATTAACGTCGGATCGATTCAGAAAGCCCTGACCGAAGGCCGTCTGCCGGCCGATCAGACCATTACCGGCGAGGTTCTCGCGGCGGCTGGTCTTATTCGGATCGCCGATGCGCCGACCCGTCTGCTGGCCAAGGGCGAGCTGACGGCGAAGGTCACCATCCAGCTCGATGCTGCCAGCCCGGCAGCCGTGGCGGCGGTGGAAAAGGCGGGCGGCTCGGTCGTCCTGCCGGCTCCGGTAGAAGCGTAA
- the rplF gene encoding 50S ribosomal protein L6 yields the protein MSRVGKYPVSVPAGVTVSVKDGVLEAQGKLGTLSLTLSSDVETTVDGNSVTVKPVSETKQARAMWGTTRAHINNMVKGVSTGFTRKLEINGVGYRADVQGKVVKLKLGYSHDIDYDLPEGITVVAEKPTLLAISGADRQKVGQVAAEIRRFRGPEPYKGKGIKFEEETILRKEGKKK from the coding sequence ATGTCACGAGTTGGTAAGTATCCCGTCTCGGTTCCGGCCGGCGTCACTGTTTCGGTGAAGGACGGCGTCCTTGAAGCCCAGGGCAAGCTCGGCACGCTGAGCCTTACCCTGTCCAGCGATGTGGAAACCACGGTTGACGGCAACTCCGTCACCGTCAAGCCGGTTTCGGAAACGAAGCAGGCCCGCGCCATGTGGGGCACGACCCGTGCCCATATCAACAACATGGTGAAGGGCGTCAGCACCGGTTTCACCCGTAAGCTCGAAATCAACGGCGTCGGTTACCGCGCCGATGTGCAGGGCAAGGTCGTGAAGCTGAAGCTCGGCTATTCCCACGATATCGATTACGACCTGCCGGAAGGCATCACCGTCGTTGCTGAAAAGCCGACGTTGCTGGCCATCTCCGGTGCCGACCGCCAAAAGGTCGGCCAGGTCGCCGCAGAGATTCGTCGCTTCCGTGGTCCCGAGCCCTACAAGGGCAAGGGGATCAAGTTTGAGGAAGAGACCATCCTGCGTAAGGAAGGCAAGAAGAAGTAA
- the rpmC gene encoding 50S ribosomal protein L29 → MAEDIRTKTDDQLKDELVNLKKEQFNLRFQQASGQLENTARVRHVRRQVARIKTVLAERAATR, encoded by the coding sequence ATGGCCGAAGATATCCGCACGAAGACCGACGACCAGCTCAAGGATGAGCTGGTCAACCTCAAGAAAGAGCAGTTCAATCTGCGCTTTCAGCAGGCCAGCGGTCAGCTTGAGAATACGGCGCGGGTCCGCCATGTGCGGCGCCAGGTCGCTCGCATCAAAACAGTGCTGGCGGAACGGGCCGCGACCCGCTAA
- the rplD gene encoding 50S ribosomal protein L4 → MEVKVETLFTGQAGTIDLADEVFALEPRKDILARVIHWQLAKRRAGTHKAKGIKDIAGTTKKPYSQKGTGNARQGSLRSPQFRGGAVIHGPVVRDHGYSLPKKVRALGLRTALSTKQAEGKLIIVDTLLGADKTKAVADAFAKRGWSSVLFIDGTTVAADFARAARNIKNVDVLPQQGANVYDIIRRDTLVLTRAAVQELEARLK, encoded by the coding sequence ATGGAAGTTAAAGTCGAAACCCTGTTCACCGGACAGGCCGGGACGATCGATCTGGCGGACGAAGTGTTCGCCCTCGAGCCCCGCAAGGATATCCTCGCCCGCGTCATCCATTGGCAGCTTGCGAAGCGTCGCGCCGGTACCCATAAGGCCAAGGGCATTAAGGATATCGCCGGGACGACCAAGAAGCCGTACTCGCAGAAGGGCACCGGTAACGCCCGCCAAGGTTCGCTGCGCTCGCCGCAGTTCCGCGGTGGTGCTGTGATCCACGGGCCGGTCGTGCGCGATCATGGCTATTCGCTGCCGAAGAAGGTGCGCGCCCTCGGGTTGCGGACCGCGCTGTCGACGAAGCAAGCCGAAGGCAAGCTGATCATCGTCGATACGCTGCTGGGTGCGGATAAGACCAAGGCCGTCGCCGATGCGTTCGCGAAGCGCGGTTGGTCGTCGGTGCTGTTCATCGATGGCACGACCGTTGCCGCCGATTTCGCCCGCGCCGCCCGGAACATCAAGAATGTGGACGTGCTGCCGCAGCAGGGCGCCAATGTGTACGACATCATCCGTCGCGACACGCTGGTCCTGACCCGCGCCGCCGTTCAGGAGCTGGAGGCTCGCCTGAAATGA
- the rplN gene encoding 50S ribosomal protein L14 produces MIQVQTNLDVADNSGARRVMCIKVLGGSKRKTAAVGDIIVVSIKEAIPRGRVKKGDVHRAVIVRTAKEVRRSDGSSIRFDTNAAVLINKQNEPIGTRIFGPVTRELRLKNFMKIISLAPEVL; encoded by the coding sequence ATGATTCAGGTGCAAACTAACCTGGACGTCGCCGATAATTCCGGCGCACGCCGAGTCATGTGCATCAAAGTCCTGGGCGGTTCGAAGCGGAAGACGGCTGCGGTCGGCGACATTATTGTCGTGTCGATTAAAGAAGCCATTCCGCGCGGCCGCGTGAAGAAGGGCGACGTGCATCGGGCTGTGATCGTGCGGACTGCGAAGGAAGTGCGCCGTTCGGACGGGTCGTCGATTCGGTTCGACACCAATGCCGCCGTTCTCATCAACAAGCAGAACGAGCCGATCGGCACCCGTATCTTCGGGCCGGTGACGCGCGAGCTGCGGTTGAAGAACTTCATGAAGATCATCTCGCTGGCGCCGGAAGTTCTGTGA
- the rplC gene encoding 50S ribosomal protein L3 — protein MKRSGLIAQKLGMTRIFDDAGEHIPVTVLKVDACQVVGVRTEERDGYNAVQLGAGAIKVKNVNKAQRVTFAAAKVEPKRKVVEFRVDAEALLDVGAELSVAHFVAGQFVDVTGTSIGKGFAGGMKRHNFGGLRASHGVSVSHRSHGSTGNRQDPGKTFKGKKMAGHMGDVRVTTQNLKVVGTDAERGLILVKGAVPGSAGGFVLVRDAVKRAQPEGLPFPAALKTEAAAEA, from the coding sequence ATGAAGCGGTCTGGTCTGATCGCCCAGAAACTGGGCATGACCCGGATCTTCGACGACGCGGGTGAGCATATCCCCGTGACCGTCCTGAAGGTTGATGCCTGCCAGGTCGTCGGCGTGCGCACGGAAGAGCGCGATGGCTACAATGCCGTCCAGCTCGGCGCAGGCGCGATTAAGGTGAAGAACGTCAATAAGGCCCAGCGCGTCACTTTCGCTGCCGCGAAGGTCGAGCCGAAGCGCAAGGTCGTGGAATTCCGCGTCGATGCGGAAGCCCTGCTGGATGTCGGCGCCGAACTGTCGGTCGCCCATTTCGTTGCGGGCCAGTTCGTCGATGTGACGGGCACCTCGATCGGTAAGGGTTTCGCCGGGGGTATGAAGCGCCACAACTTCGGTGGTCTGCGCGCTTCGCACGGTGTTTCCGTGTCGCACCGTTCGCACGGTTCGACCGGTAACCGTCAGGATCCCGGTAAGACCTTCAAAGGCAAGAAGATGGCCGGTCACATGGGCGATGTCCGCGTGACCACTCAGAACCTGAAGGTTGTCGGCACCGATGCCGAACGCGGCCTGATCCTCGTGAAGGGCGCCGTTCCGGGTTCGGCCGGCGGGTTCGTTTTGGTTCGCGACGCGGTGAAGCGCGCCCAGCCGGAAGGCCTGCCCTTCCCGGCCGCGCTGAAGACCGAAGCCGCAGCGGAGGCGTAA
- the rpsH gene encoding 30S ribosomal protein S8: MAMSDPLGDMLTRIRNAQHARMSVVNSPASKLRANVLEVLKREGYIRDYTQADVRAGVQELRIELKYHEGQAVIKEIKRVSKPGRRVYTKIKDLPKFYNGLGISILSTPRGVMSDAEARAANVGGEVLCRVF; this comes from the coding sequence ATGGCGATGAGCGATCCCTTAGGGGATATGCTGACGCGCATCCGCAACGCCCAGCATGCGCGTATGTCGGTGGTCAATTCCCCGGCATCGAAGCTGCGGGCGAATGTGCTCGAAGTGTTGAAGCGTGAAGGTTACATCCGCGACTACACTCAGGCCGACGTGCGGGCCGGCGTCCAGGAACTGCGTATCGAATTGAAGTATCACGAAGGCCAGGCCGTGATTAAGGAGATCAAGCGTGTCTCCAAACCCGGTCGCCGCGTGTATACCAAGATCAAAGATCTGCCGAAGTTCTACAATGGTCTTGGCATTTCGATCCTCTCCACGCCCCGTGGCGTGATGTCCGACGCCGAAGCGCGCGCTGCCAATGTTGGCGGCGAAGTGCTTTGCCGCGTGTTCTAA
- the rplR gene encoding 50S ribosomal protein L18, which produces MMKPKELFERRRQRVRTRLRATSNGRPRLSVFRSSKHIYAQVIDDAQGITLTAASSIDKELRGQLKTGADIEAAKAVGTLLAKRALAKGVETVVFDRGGYIYHGRVKALADAAREGGLAF; this is translated from the coding sequence ATGATGAAGCCGAAAGAACTCTTCGAGCGTCGTCGTCAGCGCGTCCGTACGCGACTGAGGGCAACGTCCAACGGCCGCCCGCGGCTGTCGGTATTCCGCTCGAGCAAGCATATCTATGCGCAGGTGATCGACGACGCGCAGGGCATCACCCTGACCGCCGCATCGTCAATCGACAAAGAACTGCGCGGTCAACTGAAGACCGGTGCCGATATCGAAGCCGCCAAGGCTGTCGGTACGCTCCTCGCCAAGCGTGCGCTGGCGAAGGGCGTTGAGACGGTCGTCTTCGACCGTGGCGGTTACATCTACCACGGCCGGGTGAAGGCCCTGGCCGACGCCGCCCGCGAAGGCGGGCTGGCGTTCTAA